One Bdellovibrio bacteriovorus str. Tiberius DNA segment encodes these proteins:
- the rpoC gene encoding DNA-directed RNA polymerase subunit beta', with protein MRDLLNFFDKPKDPLSFDAVRVSLASPEMIREWSFGEVKKPETINYRTFKPERDGLFCAKIFGPIKDYECLCGKYKRMKYRGVVCEKCGVEVTQTKVRRERLGHIELATPVAHIWFLRSLPSRIGNLLNLSLKDVEKVLYCEAHVVIDPMETTLEEGQVLTEEALQAALNEFGPSFKYGMGGEAVRDLLKKIDPEYLSRKLRLEVKDTKSEAGIKKLTKRLRVVEAFKGSINKPEWMMLEALPVLPPDLRPLVPLDGGRFATSDLNDLYRRVINRNNRLKRLQELNAPDIIIRNEKRMLQEAVDALLDNGRRGKTFTGPNKRPLRSLSDMLKGKQGRFRQNLLGKRVDYSGRSVITVGPTLRLHQCGLPKKMALELFKPFVYNKLEEKGLATTIKQAKRLVDQETVEVWDILADVVKEHPVLLNRAPTLHRLGIQAFEPVLHEGKAIQLHPLVCTAFNADFDGDQMAVHVPLSVESQVEARVLMMSTNNILSPANGKPIINPSQDIVLGMYWLTRMRPGALGSGKAFSSVQEAQYAYETGLVDLQAVCKVRINGTLQETTVGRAILSDIVPKEVPFNEVNVTMGKKQIAALIDKTFRLAGAKATCILADKIMEYGFKYSTAAGMSIGIDDMVIPAAKAPMIADAEKQVTEIQQQYDEGLITDGERYNKVVDIWAQTADKIAKEGMNAIEKQTFNVGGKEVVGPSFNPIYIMADSGARGSAAQIRQLGGMRGLMAKPSGEIIETPITANFREGLTVIQYFISTHGARKGLADTALKTANSGYLTRRLVDVAQDVVVSEIDCGVEDGLEITPIYEAGEIVQNIGDRILGRTALKDVVDAATNEVVVRANQEITENDVKIIEGRGIDKVDIRSALICQSKRGVCVKCYGRDLSRGATVNLGETVGIIAAQSIGEPGTQLTMRTFHLGGAASRAVEQSVHTSRYDGVIKLQNVHAVANRNGKLTVMNRNGSALVIDEAGRERENFKLVYGAVLNFKEGDKVAKGQTVAEWDPYSNPIIAEVSAKIQYQDIEEGSTMQEQVDAVTGFATKVIMESKSSDVKPTVFLVDGAGKTLNLPGRDIPARYLIPVGAQLLVADQQEVHAGDVIAKMHREASKTKDITGGLPRVAELFEARKPKEAAIISEIDGYVTFGKDVKGKQRVIVTPEVGEQKEYLIPKGKHVAVREGEYVRAGEALMDGPTNPHDILAVLGAKALSAYLVDEIQEVYRLQGVGINDKHIEVIVRQMLRKVEIRDAGDSRFLAGEQVERYAYMEENDRINKEGGQPATCSPLLLGITKVSLSTDSWISAASFQETTKVLTEAAINSRTDHLRGLKENIIMGRLIPAGTGLTSYKRWKVSVHEDDDIGFVALPGMTSSVQPQG; from the coding sequence CGTACTTTCAAGCCTGAACGTGACGGCTTGTTCTGTGCGAAAATCTTCGGTCCTATCAAGGACTACGAGTGCTTGTGCGGTAAGTACAAACGTATGAAGTACCGTGGCGTCGTCTGTGAAAAGTGCGGCGTTGAAGTGACTCAGACCAAGGTTCGCCGTGAGCGTCTTGGTCACATCGAATTGGCAACTCCAGTAGCCCATATCTGGTTCCTGCGTTCTTTGCCTTCTCGTATTGGTAACCTTTTGAATCTTTCTTTGAAAGACGTTGAAAAGGTTCTTTACTGTGAAGCACACGTGGTTATCGATCCAATGGAAACTACATTGGAAGAAGGCCAGGTACTGACTGAAGAAGCATTGCAAGCGGCTCTGAATGAGTTCGGCCCATCCTTCAAATACGGAATGGGTGGCGAGGCAGTTCGTGATCTTTTGAAAAAAATCGATCCTGAATACCTTTCCCGCAAACTTCGTCTGGAAGTTAAAGACACCAAGTCTGAAGCTGGTATCAAAAAATTGACTAAACGCCTGCGCGTTGTTGAGGCCTTCAAAGGTTCCATCAACAAACCAGAGTGGATGATGTTGGAAGCGCTTCCGGTTCTTCCTCCTGATCTTCGTCCATTGGTACCTCTTGATGGTGGCCGTTTCGCGACGTCTGACCTGAATGACCTGTACCGCCGTGTTATCAATCGTAACAACCGTTTGAAACGTCTTCAGGAGCTGAACGCTCCAGACATCATCATCCGAAACGAAAAGCGCATGCTTCAAGAAGCAGTGGACGCTTTGTTGGATAACGGTCGTCGCGGTAAGACCTTCACTGGTCCGAACAAACGCCCTCTTCGCTCCCTTTCTGATATGTTGAAAGGTAAGCAGGGTCGTTTCCGTCAAAACCTTTTGGGTAAACGTGTAGACTACTCTGGTCGTTCCGTTATCACCGTTGGACCTACTCTGAGACTTCATCAGTGCGGTCTTCCGAAGAAAATGGCTCTCGAGTTGTTCAAACCATTCGTTTACAACAAACTTGAAGAAAAAGGTCTTGCGACCACTATCAAACAAGCCAAGCGCTTGGTTGATCAGGAAACAGTTGAAGTATGGGATATCCTTGCTGACGTGGTGAAAGAGCACCCGGTTCTTCTGAATCGTGCGCCAACCCTGCACAGACTTGGTATCCAGGCGTTCGAGCCTGTTCTTCACGAAGGTAAAGCTATCCAGTTGCACCCGCTGGTATGTACGGCGTTCAATGCCGACTTCGACGGTGACCAAATGGCAGTTCACGTTCCACTTTCTGTGGAATCCCAGGTTGAAGCACGCGTTCTGATGATGTCCACGAACAACATCCTTTCTCCTGCCAACGGTAAACCTATCATCAATCCTTCCCAGGATATCGTGTTGGGTATGTACTGGTTGACTCGTATGCGCCCAGGCGCGCTTGGATCAGGCAAAGCCTTCTCCAGCGTTCAGGAAGCACAATACGCTTATGAAACCGGTCTGGTAGACCTTCAGGCGGTATGTAAGGTTCGTATCAACGGAACTCTGCAAGAGACCACAGTGGGTCGTGCAATCCTTTCTGATATCGTTCCTAAAGAAGTTCCGTTCAACGAAGTGAACGTGACAATGGGTAAAAAACAGATCGCAGCCCTGATCGACAAGACTTTCCGTCTTGCCGGTGCAAAAGCGACCTGCATCCTTGCTGACAAGATCATGGAATACGGCTTCAAGTATTCAACTGCAGCAGGTATGTCCATCGGTATCGATGACATGGTGATCCCGGCGGCGAAAGCTCCGATGATCGCTGACGCAGAAAAACAAGTTACCGAGATCCAGCAGCAGTACGACGAAGGTTTGATCACAGATGGTGAGCGCTACAATAAAGTGGTCGACATCTGGGCGCAGACTGCCGACAAAATTGCCAAAGAAGGTATGAACGCGATCGAAAAGCAGACATTCAACGTTGGTGGCAAAGAGGTTGTGGGTCCTTCCTTCAATCCAATTTACATCATGGCTGACTCCGGAGCCCGTGGTTCCGCAGCTCAGATCCGTCAGTTGGGTGGTATGCGTGGTCTGATGGCGAAACCTTCCGGTGAGATCATCGAGACTCCGATCACTGCAAACTTCCGTGAAGGTTTGACAGTTATCCAGTACTTCATCTCCACGCACGGTGCGCGTAAAGGTTTGGCCGATACCGCATTGAAAACAGCGAACTCCGGTTACCTGACTCGTCGTTTGGTTGACGTTGCTCAGGACGTTGTTGTGTCCGAGATCGATTGCGGTGTTGAAGATGGTTTGGAAATCACTCCGATTTACGAAGCGGGTGAGATCGTACAAAACATCGGTGACCGTATCCTGGGCCGTACAGCTTTGAAAGACGTTGTTGATGCAGCGACAAACGAAGTTGTGGTTCGTGCTAATCAGGAAATCACTGAAAATGACGTTAAGATCATCGAAGGCCGTGGTATCGACAAAGTCGACATCCGTTCTGCTCTTATCTGTCAGTCTAAACGCGGTGTTTGCGTGAAGTGCTACGGACGTGATTTGTCCCGTGGTGCGACTGTGAACCTGGGTGAAACAGTGGGTATCATTGCCGCTCAATCCATCGGTGAGCCGGGTACCCAGTTGACGATGAGAACGTTCCACTTGGGTGGTGCGGCTTCTCGTGCGGTTGAACAATCTGTTCACACATCCCGTTATGACGGTGTTATTAAACTACAAAACGTTCATGCAGTGGCAAACCGTAACGGCAAGCTGACTGTGATGAATCGTAACGGTTCTGCTCTTGTGATCGACGAAGCGGGTCGTGAGCGTGAAAACTTCAAGCTCGTATACGGCGCTGTTTTGAACTTCAAAGAAGGCGACAAAGTTGCCAAAGGTCAGACTGTTGCGGAATGGGATCCATATTCGAATCCAATCATCGCAGAGGTTTCTGCGAAGATCCAATATCAGGATATCGAAGAAGGTTCCACAATGCAGGAGCAAGTGGATGCGGTAACTGGTTTCGCGACCAAAGTTATCATGGAATCCAAGTCTTCCGATGTTAAACCAACAGTGTTCCTTGTGGACGGTGCTGGCAAAACATTGAATCTTCCTGGTCGTGATATCCCGGCTCGTTACCTGATCCCAGTTGGGGCTCAGTTGCTTGTTGCGGATCAACAGGAAGTGCATGCGGGTGACGTAATCGCGAAGATGCACCGTGAAGCTTCGAAAACGAAGGATATCACCGGGGGTCTTCCGCGCGTTGCCGAATTGTTTGAGGCTCGTAAACCGAAAGAAGCAGCTATCATCTCTGAGATCGATGGTTATGTGACATTCGGTAAAGACGTTAAGGGTAAACAACGTGTGATCGTAACTCCTGAAGTGGGTGAGCAAAAAGAATACCTCATCCCTAAAGGTAAGCACGTTGCTGTAAGAGAAGGTGAGTACGTAAGAGCCGGTGAGGCTTTGATGGATGGTCCAACAAATCCTCATGACATTCTGGCGGTTCTGGGTGCTAAAGCCTTGTCTGCATACCTTGTAGATGAAATCCAAGAAGTTTACAGACTTCAAGGGGTTGGTATCAATGACAAGCATATCGAAGTCATTGTTCGTCAGATGCTACGTAAAGTAGAAATCCGTGATGCCGGCGACAGCCGCTTCCTGGCTGGTGAGCAAGTTGAAAGATACGCTTACATGGAAGAAAACGATCGTATTAACAAAGAGGGTGGCCAGCCTGCTACTTGCAGCCCGCTTCTTCTTGGTATTACGAAAGTTTCTTTGAGCACCGACAGCTGGATTTCAGCAGCGTCCTTCCAGGAAACTACAAAAGTTCTTACGGAAGCAGCGATCAATTCTCGTACAGACCATTTGCGTGGCCTGAAAGAGAATATCATCATGGGTCGTCTGATTCCTGCGGGAACTGGTTTGACATCTTACAAACGCTGGAAAGTGTCTGTGCATGAAGATGACGATATCGGCTTTGTTGCATTGCCGGGTATGACGTCTTCTGTACAGCCTCAAGGCTAA